The Molothrus ater isolate BHLD 08-10-18 breed brown headed cowbird chromosome 1, BPBGC_Mater_1.1, whole genome shotgun sequence genome includes a window with the following:
- the LOC118701801 gene encoding GTPase-activating Rap/Ran-GAP domain-like protein 3 yields MARRMASARSARAGSFCWHSARSLEKLEKSPRDIFHPEIQKDLLVVEGQEGSVNFKFGILYAKDGQLTGDEMFSHGQGRTLVSRSSDSALPEKIQRV; encoded by the exons ATGGCCCGGAGAATGGCGAGCGCAAGGAGCGCGCGGGCTGGatccttctgctggcacag tgccaggagtcttgagaaactggagaagagcccaagagacatttttcatcctgagatacaaaag GATTTATTGGTTGTTGAAGGGCAAGAG ggatcggtgaattttaaatttggaatcCTCTATGCTAAGGATGGTCAGCTTACAGGTgatgaaatgttcagtcatg ggcagggaaggactctCGTATCCCGGTCGTCAGACTCAGCGCTGCCCGAGAAGATACAGAGAGTGTAA